CGTCGGGGCGGGTATGGACCGGGCTGCGCGCGGCGGTACCGGCTGCCGCACGGGTGCTGAGTTCAGAAGAGGCCGCGGGGTCGCTGCGGACCTACATCACGCGTCACCACCGTGCTTGGAACGCGTTGAAGCCCGCGCTCGAGAACACCTTCGGCGCCGAGATCGACGAAACGGCTCCCAGCATACCGATGGTCGAACTGCGGCTGCACCGCTGAGCCCGCCGATCGTCGTCGGACGGGGGCGGTCGCGTGGCCTGTTCTGCGCGGTACGCACGGTGTGCGCCACGGCCAACGGGCTGGGCCCGCGAACCGACCTGACGCCGGCCCTCGACTCGGTGACGTCGGACCGCCCCGGAAATTCCCTATCCCTGTTGTTCGCGCCAACGTTCGATGAGTGCCGGCATCTCATGTGCCATGTAGGCGTAGAAGCCCTGCATCTCACCAAGCCTGACAGCGGTCGGGGTGTTGTCGGCGACCGCGTCGAGACCGTCCTGAGCGGCGTCCTGCATAACTTTCAACATGACATTCTGTTGCGAGAACAAGTTCGCCCACACGCCATTGGGAAAGCGATAGTGCTCCCGACGGCTGCCCGGCGCCGGCACCCGCTCTACCATCCCCGACTGCGTCAACTGTTTGATCGCGGCCGATACCGCACCGGAACTGATCGACAGTTGCTCACACAGATCGGCCGCTGTCATCGTGTCCTGCTCGGTATACAGCAGCGCGGTCATCACCCGCGCCGTCGTCTTCTGCATCCCGCCCTGCGCCAGAGTCAAGGCCAGCCGCTCGGCCGCATCACGAAGTCGCTGCTCGGTAGTCACAACACCACCATACAGAAGGATCCGATAGTTCTGAATATTCACAAATCTCTGAATATTCGCTACTCTGTGAGTCATGAGTAATGCCATCGAGATCCGAGACCTCAGCAAGACCTACGGCGCACGCCGGGGCCTGACGGGACTGACCCTCGACGTCCACGCCGGCGAGGTGTTCGGATATCTGGGCCCCAACGGCGCCGGCAAATCCACCACCATCCGGCTTTTGCTGGACCTGATCCGTCCCACCTCCGGCACCGCCACCGTCCTCGGGCTCGACCCGCGGCGCGACGGTGTCGAGATCCGACGCCGGATCGGTTACCTCGCAGGCGATTTTGTCGTCGACGGCCGCCAGCGAGTACGCGACTGCCTGCGGTTCCTGGCGGATCTGCGCGGCGGTATCCCCCGGCGCCGCATCGACGACCTCGCTACCCGTCTCGGGCTGGACCAGACCGCCACGATCAACAGCCTGTCCAAGGGCAACCGCCAGAAGGTCGGGCTCGTGCAGGCATTCATGCACACCCCCGAGCTGCTGATCCTCGACGAACCCACTTCCGGACTCGACCCCCTCGTCCAGCAAACCTTCCTGAAACTGGTCACCGAAGCCGCCGCCAACGGACAGACCGTCTTCATGTCCAGCCACATCATGGAAGAGGTCGAAGCCGTCGCCGACCGCATCGGCATCCTGCGCGACGGACACCTCGTCGCCCTCGACGCCGTCGCCGACCTGCGAACCGCGGCCATCGGCCGCATCGAAATCGACTTCGCCGCACCGGTATCCATCGAAGAATTCCGCAACCTCCCCGGCCTGATCGACCCGGCACTCGACGACACCGGCACCACCCTGCGCGGCGGACTGACCGGAACCCCCGACGCGATCGTCAAAGCCGCCGCCCGCCACACGGTCACCGCGCTGCACACGACCGAACCCCACCTCGACGAGATCTTCCACAGCCACTACGCCGGCGCCGAAGCGGCACCCCAGCCCACCGCCTGATGAGCCGGGCCGAAGGAGGCAGCTTGCGTAACCACGCGGGCCTCATCAGGCGTAGACACCCCGCTCGATACCACTCCCCCTCTCCCATAAGGACACATCGGACATGACCACGGTCACCACCACCGCCATGATCGAACCCGCGATGGCAACCGCGCGCACCGTCGTATTCACCAAGACCCTGCGGAGCAACCGCCGCAGCCTGCTCGGCTGGACTGCGGGAATCACCGCCGCGGCCGCCATGTACTCCGCCTTCTACCCGCAGATGGCCAAAAATGGCGCTGCCCAAACCGAAAACCTGCCCGATAGCCTGCGCGACGCACTGAACATGAACGACGTCGCCTCCGCGCCCGGCTACCTCGGATCCACCGTCTTCGGGCTGATCGTGCCGCTGCTGGCGATGTTCTTCGGGGCCGCGCTCGGCGCCCGCGTCACCGCGGCCGACGAAGAGTGCGGCACGCTCGATCTGCTACTGGCCCACCCCGTCACCCGTACCTCACTGATCGTGCAGCGCATCGCCGCCCTCGTGGCCGCCGCCACCGGCGTCGGCCTCGTCCTGTGGCTGGCGATGCTCGCTCTTCGCGGCCCCGCCGACCTGACCACGATCAGCCCAGCACAGTTTGCCGCGCAGTGTGTGCATGTGGTGCTGCTGATCGTCACCTTCGGCGCCTTGGCCGCCGGCATCGGCGCCGCGTCAGGACGCCGGGGGGTAGTCTTCGCGGTCACCGCCGTGGTCGGTGTCGCCGCCTATGCCGCGCACACATTCGCCGCCCAGATCGGCGACGGCTGGGCCGCCTACCTGTCGCCGTTTCACTACTACATCGAAGGCCAACCTCTGCGCAACGGCTTCGGATGGACCGGAATCGGCGTCCTCGCCGCGACCTCGATCGTGCTGGTCTCCGCTGGCGCCTACCGATTCAACTCCCGCGACCTCGCCTGACCAGAGCCCGACCGGCCCGCCGCCTCCGGGTGGCGGGTCGATTCGCGGGCAACGGGACCGAACGACCGGGCGACGGTGGCACCGACGCGTGCTCAACGCCGGGCCCGCAACACCTTCAGCGCAGGGATCGTTACCATGAATTCCCGCAGCGGGCGGCCACGAATGAGCCCGCGGAGGGTTGGAGGGTCGTCTGCTCGTTCAGGTTCTCGGTGGAGCGGCCGGTTTGATCATCCTCCCACTCGCAGCGGATCACCTCGTCCTCGGCGCCGCGCGACTGGCACGGCTGATGCGATTGCCACCGGCCATCGTCGGCGTCGTCGTCATCGGGTTGGGCACCTCCGCACCGGAATTCGTCGTCTCCGGGACCGCGGCGGCGAGCGGCAACGCCGGCATCGCCGCTGGTAACCTTGTCGGCTCCAACATCCTCAACATCACCCTGGTGCTCGGCGTCGCCGCACTATTCGGCACCATCACCGCCACATCTACCGTCGTCAACCGCGAAGTCACCGTTTCCACCGTCTGCGTTGGCGTCTTCGCCACCACGATCACCATCGGATTGAACCTGTGGACCGGCCTGATGCTGTGTCTGCTCGGCGCGGGTGCGATCGCTCTGCTCATGTACTGGGCCCGCACAGACCGCACCGATACCGCGCTCGCCGAACAAACCACCGAGTTCACCGCCGCCGAAACCACGGCCCCGGCCGCGCCGGTTCGCGCCGCACGTGAAATCATCCGAACAGCAGCCGGATTGGCGGCAGTACTGATAGGCGCACAACTACTCGTAACCAGCGCGGCAGCCATCGCCACCCGCTTCGGTGTCCCCCAGCTGATCATCGGCGCCACCCTCGTCGCCTTCGGTACTTCCATCCCCGAACTCGTCGCCGCCATCCAAGCCCGCCGCCGCGGAGAAACCGACCTGCTCATCGGAAATATCTTCGGCAGCAACCTATTCAACAGCCTCATCGGCGGCGGCATCGTCGGCTTGTTCACCGGCCCCGCGCACACCGTCCCGATCCGCCCCGCCCTCGCGCTCACCATGCTCGCCACCGCGGCCCTGGCCTGGCTCCTACTGCGACGCGACCTGCGGCTCACCACCATCGAAGCGGCACTGCTGCTCGCCGCCTACACCGCGAC
The genomic region above belongs to Nocardia spumae and contains:
- a CDS encoding sodium:calcium antiporter is translated as MEGRLLVQVLGGAAGLIILPLAADHLVLGAARLARLMRLPPAIVGVVVIGLGTSAPEFVVSGTAAASGNAGIAAGNLVGSNILNITLVLGVAALFGTITATSTVVNREVTVSTVCVGVFATTITIGLNLWTGLMLCLLGAGAIALLMYWARTDRTDTALAEQTTEFTAAETTAPAAPVRAAREIIRTAAGLAAVLIGAQLLVTSAAAIATRFGVPQLIIGATLVAFGTSIPELVAAIQARRRGETDLLIGNIFGSNLFNSLIGGGIVGLFTGPAHTVPIRPALALTMLATAALAWLLLRRDLRLTTIEAALLLAAYTATLPLVLTT
- a CDS encoding ABC transporter permease subunit, with translation MTTVTTTAMIEPAMATARTVVFTKTLRSNRRSLLGWTAGITAAAAMYSAFYPQMAKNGAAQTENLPDSLRDALNMNDVASAPGYLGSTVFGLIVPLLAMFFGAALGARVTAADEECGTLDLLLAHPVTRTSLIVQRIAALVAAATGVGLVLWLAMLALRGPADLTTISPAQFAAQCVHVVLLIVTFGALAAGIGAASGRRGVVFAVTAVVGVAAYAAHTFAAQIGDGWAAYLSPFHYYIEGQPLRNGFGWTGIGVLAATSIVLVSAGAYRFNSRDLA
- a CDS encoding ABC transporter ATP-binding protein, translating into MSNAIEIRDLSKTYGARRGLTGLTLDVHAGEVFGYLGPNGAGKSTTIRLLLDLIRPTSGTATVLGLDPRRDGVEIRRRIGYLAGDFVVDGRQRVRDCLRFLADLRGGIPRRRIDDLATRLGLDQTATINSLSKGNRQKVGLVQAFMHTPELLILDEPTSGLDPLVQQTFLKLVTEAAANGQTVFMSSHIMEEVEAVADRIGILRDGHLVALDAVADLRTAAIGRIEIDFAAPVSIEEFRNLPGLIDPALDDTGTTLRGGLTGTPDAIVKAAARHTVTALHTTEPHLDEIFHSHYAGAEAAPQPTA
- a CDS encoding nitroreductase family deazaflavin-dependent oxidoreductase; its protein translation is MRTPIHLYRARLGFLFGSRMLMLEHIGRKSGTRRYVVLEVIDRPEPDTYVVVSGFGTRAQWFRNLQSHPSGRVWTGLRAAVPAAARVLSSEEAAGSLRTYITRHHRAWNALKPALENTFGAEIDETAPSIPMVELRLHR
- a CDS encoding GbsR/MarR family transcriptional regulator, which gives rise to MTTEQRLRDAAERLALTLAQGGMQKTTARVMTALLYTEQDTMTAADLCEQLSISSGAVSAAIKQLTQSGMVERVPAPGSRREHYRFPNGVWANLFSQQNVMLKVMQDAAQDGLDAVADNTPTAVRLGEMQGFYAYMAHEMPALIERWREQQG